A region of Candidatus Dormiibacterota bacterium DNA encodes the following proteins:
- a CDS encoding methionine gamma-lyase family protein, with amino-acid sequence MNAALLCDAFGIGGRVRDAARTAQARIVDLRYPAQEHVAASVLRAFADEGIAESDLAATAGYGYDDAARERYESLLARIFGAERALARISIVSGTHAIIAAIGACVAPGELLLSITGPPYDTLRNAIADAPHALVEQGVRYAEIPLRAGAVDLEAVAAAVGRERVAAVFVQRSRGYAPRPSLGVDACAQACAAVKRAAPQTLVLVDDCYGELVETREPTHDGADLVMGSLIKNLGGGLAPGGGYVAGRADLVERVAARLYAPGLGDRLGPSYGFGRAFVQGLFQAPLVVEQTLRSLDFAAALFCELGFDVDPAPGALRTDIVQAIRLGTPELLLRFAAGLQAAMPLNARFRPEPGAVPGYAVPVVMSGGAFVPGATIELSCDAPMRSPYEIYLQGGTSFAHGALGALCAARAVVEG; translated from the coding sequence GTGAACGCCGCTCTGCTCTGCGACGCGTTCGGCATCGGCGGCCGCGTGCGCGATGCGGCGCGCACCGCGCAGGCACGCATCGTGGATCTGCGGTATCCCGCCCAAGAGCACGTCGCTGCGAGCGTGCTCCGTGCCTTCGCCGACGAAGGCATCGCCGAGAGCGATCTCGCCGCGACCGCCGGCTACGGCTACGACGACGCGGCGCGAGAGCGGTACGAGTCGCTGCTCGCGCGCATCTTCGGCGCAGAGCGTGCGCTCGCACGCATCTCGATCGTCAGCGGCACGCACGCGATCATTGCGGCGATTGGCGCGTGCGTCGCGCCGGGCGAGCTGCTTCTCTCGATCACCGGCCCGCCGTACGACACGCTGCGCAACGCGATCGCCGATGCGCCGCATGCATTGGTCGAGCAGGGAGTGCGCTACGCGGAGATCCCCCTGCGCGCGGGAGCCGTCGATCTCGAAGCGGTCGCTGCGGCGGTTGGGCGGGAGCGCGTCGCCGCCGTCTTCGTTCAACGCTCGCGCGGGTATGCGCCGCGGCCCTCGCTCGGCGTCGACGCGTGCGCGCAGGCGTGCGCTGCGGTCAAGCGTGCGGCGCCGCAGACGCTCGTGCTCGTCGACGACTGCTACGGTGAGCTCGTCGAGACGCGCGAACCGACGCACGACGGCGCCGACCTCGTCATGGGATCGCTCATCAAGAATCTCGGCGGCGGCCTCGCACCGGGCGGCGGCTACGTCGCGGGTCGCGCCGATCTCGTCGAGCGCGTGGCGGCGCGGCTCTACGCCCCCGGTTTGGGCGACCGCCTCGGCCCGAGTTACGGCTTCGGGCGCGCCTTCGTGCAAGGGCTCTTTCAGGCGCCGCTCGTGGTCGAGCAGACGCTGCGCAGTCTCGATTTTGCCGCAGCGCTCTTCTGCGAGCTAGGCTTCGACGTCGATCCCGCGCCGGGTGCGCTGCGCACCGACATCGTCCAGGCGATCCGGCTGGGAACGCCGGAGCTGCTCCTGCGCTTTGCCGCGGGGCTGCAAGCGGCGATGCCGCTCAATGCGCGCTTTCGTCCGGAGCCGGGAGCCGTTCCCGGCTACGCGGTTCCGGTCGTCATGTCGGGCGGCGCCTTCGTGCCGGGTGCGACGATCGAGCTTTCGTGCGATGCGCCGATGCGCTCGCCGTACGAGATCTATCTCCAGGGCGGGACGAGCTTCGCGCACGGCGCCCTGGGTGCGCTGTGCGCGGCGCGCGCCGTCGTCGAAGGATAG